In Candidatus Gastranaerophilales bacterium, a single window of DNA contains:
- a CDS encoding DNA polymerase III subunit alpha yields the protein MGKYVPLHVHTEYSLLDGAIRNKDYCKFAKENGFEAIAITDHGNMYGAMELYRTCKDNGIKPIIGCEVYVYDGDIKEKQQGRNKLNHLVLIAKNKEGYQNLVKIVSASYIDGFYYKPRVNHELIEKHKDGLICLSACIQGELAQEVLKGTKESAREIAKYYLGLFGEDFYIEIQDHGLTEQKQSNPELIAIAKELNVKLVITNDSHYLKKEDALWHDTLLCIQTNALKSDEHRFKFPNNEFYVKTEEQLRDAFKWLDAETFNQAIENTSEVAEKCHLIIKMGENILPHYDVPKNHTIESYLDFLVREGLEQRYGTITPEIEERRKYELDIISKMGFSAYFLIVWDFINYSREHGIPVGPGRGSAAGSLIAYSLGITDLDPMRHHLLFERFLNPERVSMPDVDIDFCIVGRGRVIEYVTEKYGADKVCQIITFGSLGAKNAIKAVARVLDIPFAESNQISQLIPNGPKVHIDDALAEGSELKDLYDKDERIRNWIDEAKSIEGLKQNIGMHAAGVIIARDPLDTIVPVQYTKEGNVITQYPKEDCEKIGLLKMDFLGLKNLTTIQSTLDMIKERRGIDVEINKIPLDDKKTFSLLNAGDTDGVFQLESAGMKSLVKRLKPSVFEDLGALVALFRPGPLDSGMVDDFVDRKHGRQKVTYPHPSLEPILKDTYGTIVYQEQIMQIAQVLAGYSLGQADMLRRAMGKKKVEIMQENKAGFVDGAKKNNVDEKIASDLFDTMAKFAAYCFNRSHSAAYAFVAYQTAYLKAHYPIEYFCALLSSVKDDQDKTQMYIAMAQKMGIKVLPPDINKSHAEFAPDENNIRFGLNSVKGIGGAVLEMLEEERKANGEFKSIADFAARVNTKCLNKKTLESLIKAGAFTCLEPSRKKMFNNIDNIITAATRESQARELGQVSLFAALGGGGEATATASYQMQSFELYGDDEDFSDSEIQAFEKEYLGFYVTSHPLESIRDKLPFLTTHNICDLVEMPNDKYITICGLLTQVRQIPLKKDPTKFLKAGIIEDLTGKLEFVAFHKTLQAYNSLMQAESKVILSGKFQRKDEDRTQIIVESVKPVDNSNIITLNILDEMKFEEIVQLKDLLCKFKGTDPIMFKINGTKILGSTTFWIEASNDMTQTVEKAFDGKIKVEIKSLDS from the coding sequence ATGGGAAAGTACGTTCCACTCCACGTACATACAGAATACAGTTTACTTGATGGTGCCATCAGGAACAAGGACTATTGTAAATTTGCTAAGGAAAATGGCTTTGAGGCAATTGCAATAACCGACCACGGCAACATGTATGGAGCCATGGAACTTTATCGTACCTGTAAAGATAACGGCATAAAACCCATAATCGGCTGCGAAGTCTACGTTTATGACGGAGATATAAAAGAAAAACAACAAGGAAGAAACAAGCTTAACCACTTGGTCTTGATTGCAAAAAACAAAGAAGGTTATCAAAACCTCGTAAAAATCGTCAGTGCCTCTTATATTGACGGATTTTACTATAAACCTCGTGTCAACCATGAATTGATTGAAAAACACAAAGACGGCTTGATTTGCCTGTCTGCTTGTATTCAAGGAGAACTCGCTCAAGAAGTTTTAAAAGGAACAAAAGAAAGTGCAAGAGAAATTGCAAAATATTATCTCGGACTTTTTGGCGAAGACTTTTATATAGAAATCCAAGACCACGGATTAACTGAACAAAAACAATCTAATCCTGAATTGATTGCAATTGCAAAAGAATTAAATGTTAAACTTGTAATAACAAACGATAGCCACTATTTAAAAAAAGAAGATGCCCTCTGGCATGACACGCTTCTTTGTATTCAAACAAATGCTTTAAAGTCAGACGAGCACAGATTTAAGTTCCCTAACAATGAATTTTATGTAAAAACTGAAGAACAGTTGCGTGATGCTTTTAAATGGCTTGATGCCGAAACTTTTAATCAAGCGATAGAAAACACATCAGAAGTTGCAGAAAAATGTCACCTAATAATAAAAATGGGTGAAAATATATTACCGCATTATGATGTCCCTAAAAACCATACTATTGAATCATATCTTGATTTTCTCGTAAGAGAAGGGCTTGAACAAAGATATGGAACTATCACCCCGGAAATTGAAGAGCGACGAAAATACGAGCTTGATATTATTTCAAAAATGGGATTTTCCGCCTACTTCTTGATAGTTTGGGATTTTATAAATTACTCACGAGAGCACGGAATTCCTGTTGGACCCGGAAGAGGCTCGGCAGCAGGCAGTTTGATAGCATATTCGTTGGGAATTACAGACCTTGACCCGATGAGGCATCACCTGTTGTTCGAAAGATTTTTGAACCCTGAACGTGTAAGCATGCCTGATGTCGATATTGACTTTTGTATTGTCGGCAGAGGCAGAGTAATTGAGTACGTAACCGAAAAATACGGAGCTGATAAGGTTTGCCAAATTATCACGTTTGGCTCATTAGGTGCAAAAAATGCGATAAAAGCTGTTGCAAGGGTTTTAGATATTCCTTTTGCAGAATCAAACCAAATTTCACAGCTTATTCCGAACGGTCCAAAAGTCCATATTGATGACGCATTAGCCGAAGGAAGCGAATTAAAAGACCTGTATGACAAAGATGAAAGAATAAGAAACTGGATAGATGAAGCAAAAAGTATTGAAGGTTTAAAACAAAACATCGGAATGCACGCAGCGGGGGTAATAATCGCCCGTGACCCATTGGATACAATCGTTCCGGTTCAATATACAAAAGAAGGAAACGTAATCACTCAATATCCAAAAGAAGATTGTGAAAAAATCGGTCTTTTGAAAATGGACTTTTTGGGCTTGAAGAACTTGACGACAATTCAATCTACGTTGGATATGATTAAGGAACGACGAGGGATAGACGTTGAAATAAATAAAATTCCGCTTGATGATAAAAAGACCTTTTCACTTTTAAATGCAGGCGATACTGATGGAGTTTTCCAGCTCGAATCTGCTGGAATGAAGAGCCTTGTAAAAAGACTAAAACCGTCTGTATTTGAAGATTTAGGTGCGTTAGTGGCATTATTCAGACCGGGCCCGTTGGATTCAGGAATGGTCGATGATTTTGTTGACAGAAAACACGGACGTCAAAAGGTTACCTATCCGCATCCGAGTTTGGAGCCAATACTAAAAGACACATACGGAACTATTGTTTACCAAGAACAAATCATGCAAATTGCACAAGTTCTTGCAGGTTATTCGTTGGGTCAAGCAGATATGCTCAGACGTGCAATGGGTAAGAAAAAAGTCGAAATCATGCAAGAAAACAAAGCTGGTTTCGTAGATGGTGCAAAGAAAAACAATGTTGACGAAAAAATTGCCTCAGACTTGTTTGATACAATGGCGAAATTTGCCGCATATTGTTTCAACAGGTCGCACTCAGCCGCATACGCTTTTGTAGCATACCAAACAGCCTATTTAAAAGCTCATTATCCTATCGAATATTTTTGTGCATTGTTGTCAAGTGTAAAAGATGACCAAGACAAAACCCAAATGTATATTGCAATGGCTCAAAAAATGGGCATAAAGGTTTTGCCTCCCGATATAAATAAATCTCACGCAGAATTTGCACCTGACGAAAACAATATAAGATTCGGACTAAATTCGGTAAAAGGGATTGGCGGAGCAGTCCTCGAAATGCTAGAAGAAGAGCGAAAAGCAAATGGTGAGTTTAAATCCATCGCCGACTTTGCAGCAAGAGTAAATACAAAATGTTTAAACAAAAAGACCCTCGAAAGCTTAATTAAAGCAGGTGCTTTTACTTGCTTAGAGCCATCACGCAAAAAAATGTTTAATAATATCGACAATATTATTACAGCGGCAACGAGAGAAAGCCAAGCTCGTGAGCTCGGTCAAGTCAGCCTTTTTGCAGCATTAGGTGGTGGAGGAGAAGCGACGGCAACAGCCAGCTATCAGATGCAGTCGTTTGAACTTTATGGAGATGATGAGGACTTTTCTGATTCAGAAATTCAAGCATTTGAAAAAGAATACCTTGGATTTTATGTAACCAGCCACCCGCTTGAATCAATTAGAGATAAGCTTCCATTTTTGACAACTCACAACATTTGTGACCTTGTAGAAATGCCAAATGACAAATATATTACAATCTGCGGACTTCTTACTCAAGTAAGACAAATCCCTCTAAAGAAAGACCCCACTAAGTTTCTAAAGGCAGGGATTATTGAAGACCTTACAGGAAAATTGGAATTTGTTGCTTTTCACAAGACTTTGCAAGCATATAATTCATTGATGCAAGCTGAAAGCAAAGTTATATTGTCAGGTAAATTTCAACGAAAAGATGAAGACCGAACGCAAATAATTGTTGAAAGCGTAAAACCTGTAGATAACAGCAATATAATTACGCTAAATATACTTGATGAAATGAAATTTGAAGAAATTGTTCAACTTAAAGATTTGCTGTGCAAATTCAAAGGAACCGACCCTATAATGTTTAAAATAAATGGCACAAAAATATTGGGCTCAACAACTTTTTGGATTGAAGCATCAAACGATATGACTCAAACAGTCGAAAAAGCTTTTGATGGAAAAATCAAAGTCGAGATAAAATCATTGGACAGCTAG
- a CDS encoding HD domain-containing protein: MNEISHSLNTLIENDLESIKQTILLVDDEENNLQLLKRTLRGSYNIKTATNGKDALEIIKNDGENISLVVSDQKMPEMEGTEFLKHVNEINPDIVKILLTGHQDTDIIVASINDCQLYQYILKPFEPEELKVSIKNGLKKYELSSNRVTIMRDLKELFYKTIKSISLALDAKDSYTNGHSLRVTLYSLILANNMNLSDEVLEEIETAGLLHDIGKIGIPHNILCKPGKLTDEEFEIMKKHPEQGEKMIMNIKKLKIIANWLKTHHERWDGKGYPLGLKGEEIPISARIIALADTYDAMTSTRPYRKSLPHEVAIAEIQKCSGTQFDPQLAEMFVSLQDTIKAAKENPEEFYNKYSYLRKYLTDEVKSIAS, encoded by the coding sequence ATGAACGAAATTTCTCATAGTCTAAATACGCTTATCGAAAATGACCTCGAAAGCATCAAGCAAACTATTTTACTCGTTGATGACGAGGAGAATAATTTGCAATTATTAAAAAGGACCTTGAGAGGTTCTTATAACATCAAAACCGCTACAAACGGCAAAGATGCCCTCGAAATTATTAAAAATGATGGCGAAAATATTTCGCTCGTCGTTAGTGACCAAAAAATGCCCGAAATGGAAGGCACTGAGTTTTTAAAGCATGTTAATGAAATAAATCCTGACATCGTCAAAATTCTCTTGACCGGTCACCAAGATACGGATATTATTGTGGCTTCAATCAATGATTGCCAGCTTTATCAATATATCTTGAAACCTTTTGAGCCTGAAGAACTCAAGGTGTCAATTAAAAACGGTTTGAAAAAATATGAGCTTTCAAGCAATCGTGTCACTATAATGCGTGATTTGAAAGAACTTTTCTACAAAACAATAAAGTCTATTTCTTTGGCTCTTGACGCTAAAGATTCTTATACTAACGGGCATTCCCTTCGTGTGACTTTGTATTCATTGATTTTGGCAAATAACATGAACCTTAGCGATGAAGTTTTAGAAGAAATTGAAACTGCAGGTCTTTTGCATGATATCGGGAAAATAGGTATCCCTCACAATATCTTGTGCAAGCCCGGTAAACTTACTGATGAAGAATTCGAAATCATGAAAAAACACCCTGAACAAGGTGAAAAAATGATTATGAATATAAAAAAATTGAAGATTATTGCAAATTGGCTAAAAACCCATCACGAAAGATGGGACGGAAAAGGCTATCCTTTGGGGCTTAAAGGTGAAGAAATTCCTATTTCTGCCCGTATTATAGCTCTAGCTGATACTTATGATGCGATGACGTCTACTCGTCCTTATCGGAAATCTTTGCCTCATGAAGTCGCTATTGCCGAAATACAAAAATGTTCAGGCACTCAGTTTGACCCGCAACTGGCTGAAATGTTCGTAAGCTTACAAGACACTATCAAAGCTGCTAAAGAAAATCCGGAAGAATTCTATAATAAATACAGCTATTTGCGTAAATATTTGACCGATGAAGTTAAATCTATTGCAAGCTAG
- the tpiA gene encoding triose-phosphate isomerase, whose amino-acid sequence MTRRPVIAGNWKMNKLQAEAVELVNGVMAELKDEDKNKLPEVVVAPTATSLHVVDKALKDCGCGKVKLSAQNCFYETSGAFTGEISVEMAKDTGCEYIIIGHSERRQYFGETDEMINKKAKKILSLGLIPIICCGETLDQREAGITDEHIASQIKLALAGLTEEEIAKSIIAYEPIWAIGTGKTCDSAEANRVIGMIRNTVKSVSSAKAADAIRILYGGSVKPNTIVEQMAQSDIDGALVGGASLKADSFAQIVKGAM is encoded by the coding sequence ATGACAAGAAGACCCGTTATTGCAGGAAACTGGAAAATGAACAAATTGCAAGCTGAAGCTGTTGAATTGGTCAACGGAGTAATGGCTGAGCTAAAAGATGAAGATAAAAACAAGTTGCCGGAAGTTGTAGTTGCACCTACTGCTACATCTTTGCATGTTGTAGACAAAGCTCTTAAAGATTGTGGCTGTGGAAAAGTTAAACTTTCAGCACAAAATTGTTTTTATGAAACATCAGGTGCTTTCACAGGTGAAATTTCTGTAGAAATGGCAAAAGATACAGGCTGCGAATACATTATCATCGGACATAGCGAACGCCGTCAATATTTTGGTGAAACAGATGAAATGATTAACAAAAAAGCTAAGAAAATTTTATCATTAGGTTTGATTCCTATTATTTGCTGTGGCGAAACTTTGGACCAAAGAGAAGCCGGTATTACAGATGAACATATCGCATCTCAAATCAAACTTGCATTAGCAGGATTGACAGAAGAAGAAATTGCAAAATCAATCATCGCTTATGAACCTATTTGGGCTATAGGTACTGGCAAAACTTGTGATTCAGCTGAAGCAAATAGAGTTATTGGAATGATTAGAAACACAGTTAAATCAGTTTCTAGTGCAAAAGCAGCGGACGCTATCAGAATTTTATACGGCGGAAGCGTAAAACCAAACACAATAGTTGAACAAATGGCTCAATCAGATATTGATGGAGCTTTGGTTGGCGGTGCAAGTTTGAAAGCTGATAGCTTTGCACAAATCGTTAAAGGTGCTATGTAA